A genomic segment from Halobellus litoreus encodes:
- a CDS encoding aminotransferase class V-fold PLP-dependent enzyme, with amino-acid sequence MKTPGDIRDAVPVFEETRYLNTGASGPSPRPIVERAQETIEAHEWDSAADPGPYPYAFDLYDDVRADVAAFVGAETDEIALTQSTTDGINRIACAMEWEPGDVVVRTDLEHPAGVLPWERLERRGCEVRVAPTEGGRIDRDAYRDAVADAKLVCLSALTWNYGTHLPVAELVADAHDAGARVLVDAVQVPGQCDLDLHEWGADGVAMASHKWMLGLWGGGFLYVNDDVVDELHPGQIGYRSVEEAGDEEYELKAGAPRFEIGTTNPAPYAALSESIEMVESVGIDTIESHIDGLANRFVDGAPEGKLVSPRDPESGLVTVRVDDPEETVDRLRADYGVVVRSLPDPEDAVRASLHVYNTAGDVDRLLEGLDEIGW; translated from the coding sequence ATGAAGACGCCAGGCGACATCCGTGACGCCGTCCCCGTGTTCGAGGAGACGCGCTATCTGAACACCGGCGCGAGCGGGCCGAGTCCCCGTCCGATCGTCGAGCGCGCCCAGGAGACCATCGAGGCCCACGAGTGGGACTCGGCCGCGGATCCCGGACCGTACCCATACGCCTTCGACCTCTACGACGACGTCAGAGCGGACGTCGCGGCGTTCGTCGGAGCCGAGACCGACGAGATCGCGCTGACGCAGAGCACGACGGACGGGATCAACCGCATCGCCTGCGCGATGGAGTGGGAACCGGGCGACGTCGTGGTCCGCACGGACCTCGAACACCCGGCCGGGGTCCTCCCCTGGGAGCGACTCGAACGTCGGGGGTGTGAGGTTCGCGTCGCGCCCACGGAGGGTGGTCGGATCGACCGCGACGCCTACCGCGACGCCGTCGCGGACGCGAAACTCGTCTGCCTGAGCGCGCTGACGTGGAACTACGGGACACACCTTCCGGTGGCGGAACTGGTCGCCGACGCGCACGACGCCGGCGCGCGCGTCCTGGTCGACGCGGTTCAGGTACCGGGACAGTGCGATCTCGACCTGCACGAGTGGGGCGCAGACGGCGTCGCGATGGCGAGTCACAAGTGGATGCTCGGTCTCTGGGGCGGTGGATTCCTCTACGTGAACGACGACGTCGTCGACGAACTGCACCCCGGACAGATCGGCTACCGGAGCGTCGAGGAAGCCGGGGACGAGGAGTACGAACTGAAGGCCGGCGCGCCGCGATTCGAGATCGGGACGACGAACCCCGCTCCGTACGCGGCGCTCTCGGAGTCAATCGAAATGGTGGAATCCGTCGGCATCGACACGATCGAGTCCCACATCGACGGACTCGCGAACCGGTTCGTCGACGGCGCGCCCGAGGGGAAACTAGTCAGTCCGCGCGATCCGGAATCGGGACTCGTGACCGTCCGCGTCGACGACCCCGAGGAGACGGTGGATCGGCTTCGAGCGGACTATGGGGTCGTCGTCCGCTCGCTCCCGGACCCCGAGGACGCAGTCCGCGCCTCGCTGCACGTCTACAACACCGCCGGGGACGTCGACCGCCTGCTGGAGGGGCTGGACGAGATCGGGTGGTGA
- a CDS encoding low molecular weight phosphatase family protein encodes MTHDLDGPDATPTRIAFVCVQNAGRSQMAYAFARRERERRGLDDRIDLFTGGTQPADHVHEEVVAAMDAVGLDLSGRTPREITFEEIQGCDLVVTMGCSAEDVCPAGWAGENRDWGLEDPDGRPPAEVAAIRDEIERRVHDLFEEVE; translated from the coding sequence ATGACGCACGACCTGGATGGCCCCGACGCTACGCCGACTCGCATCGCGTTCGTCTGTGTGCAGAACGCCGGCCGCTCGCAGATGGCGTACGCGTTCGCTCGCCGCGAACGCGAGCGGCGCGGGCTCGACGATCGAATCGACCTATTCACTGGCGGCACGCAGCCGGCAGATCACGTCCACGAGGAAGTCGTCGCCGCGATGGACGCCGTCGGCCTCGACCTCTCCGGGCGGACGCCACGCGAGATCACCTTCGAGGAGATTCAGGGGTGCGACCTCGTCGTCACGATGGGCTGTTCGGCCGAGGACGTCTGTCCCGCGGGATGGGCCGGCGAGAACCGGGATTGGGGGCTCGAGGACCCCGACGGCCGACCGCCCGCGGAGGTCGCGGCGATCCGCGACGAGATCGAACGGCGTGTGCACGACCTCTTCGAGGAGGTCGAGTGA
- a CDS encoding DUF4397 domain-containing protein, producing the protein MTSDTSDTTRRRVLIGIGTGGIAGLAGCGGTGSSGTATDTATDMPTATPTPTATETETPTETPAGTAMVRVGHLSPNAPNVDVYIDGDAVLEDVAFGAVSPYLEVPAGEREVEITAAGDASASVFSGPVPVEAETAYTVAAIGEIGDDADQSFEPLVLEDDNSAPGSEMARVRVVHASPDAPAVDVTVESSGDALYDGVAYGESGYVEVPAGEYTLQIRGDTEGNDGDVVASFDVSLGSGGVYTAFAAGYLSPDDEPADTPFDLVVAQDVEGEMMGGGTDEDPASVRVAHMSPNAPNVDVYVDGDAVLEDVPFGATSAYLDVPAGDRTVEITAAGDADTVVFSGDVGVEAGQAYTVAAIGEIGEEADQSFEPLVLSDDNSDPGEDTARLRLVHASPDAPAVDVTAESSGDVLYDGVAYGGSGYVEVPANDYTVQVRGDTESNDGDVVADFDVSLAGGEVYTAFAAGYLSPDDEPADTPFDLIVAQDTE; encoded by the coding sequence ATGACATCTGACACATCAGACACGACTCGACGGCGAGTGCTCATCGGCATCGGAACCGGCGGAATCGCGGGGCTCGCGGGCTGCGGCGGGACGGGTAGCAGCGGCACCGCGACAGACACTGCTACCGATATGCCGACGGCGACGCCGACTCCGACGGCCACCGAGACTGAGACGCCGACGGAGACCCCCGCGGGGACCGCGATGGTCCGCGTCGGGCATCTGTCACCGAACGCGCCGAACGTGGACGTGTACATCGACGGCGACGCGGTGCTCGAAGACGTCGCCTTCGGAGCCGTCAGTCCGTACCTGGAGGTTCCGGCCGGGGAACGGGAAGTCGAGATCACGGCGGCCGGCGACGCGTCGGCGTCCGTCTTCTCGGGGCCGGTCCCGGTGGAGGCCGAGACGGCGTACACCGTCGCCGCGATCGGGGAGATCGGCGATGATGCCGACCAGTCGTTCGAACCGCTCGTGCTCGAAGACGACAACTCCGCCCCCGGCTCAGAGATGGCGCGAGTCCGGGTCGTCCACGCCTCGCCCGACGCGCCGGCGGTCGATGTGACGGTCGAATCCAGCGGCGACGCGCTCTACGACGGGGTCGCCTACGGCGAGTCCGGCTACGTCGAGGTCCCCGCCGGCGAGTACACCCTCCAGATCCGCGGCGACACCGAGGGCAACGACGGCGACGTCGTCGCCAGCTTCGACGTGAGCCTCGGCAGCGGCGGGGTCTACACCGCGTTCGCGGCGGGCTACCTCTCGCCGGACGACGAACCCGCCGACACGCCGTTCGACCTCGTCGTGGCCCAGGACGTCGAAGGGGAGATGATGGGCGGCGGAACGGACGAGGACCCGGCGAGCGTTCGCGTCGCACACATGTCGCCGAACGCGCCGAACGTGGACGTGTACGTCGACGGCGACGCCGTCCTCGAGGACGTCCCCTTCGGCGCGACGAGCGCGTATCTGGACGTCCCCGCCGGGGATCGAACGGTCGAAATCACGGCCGCCGGCGACGCGGACACGGTGGTCTTCTCCGGCGACGTCGGCGTCGAGGCCGGCCAGGCCTACACCGTCGCCGCGATCGGAGAGATCGGCGAGGAGGCCGACCAGTCGTTCGAACCGCTCGTCCTGTCCGACGACAACAGCGACCCGGGCGAAGACACCGCTCGCCTCCGCCTCGTCCACGCCTCGCCCGACGCGCCGGCGGTCGACGTGACGGCCGAATCGAGCGGCGACGTCCTCTACGACGGCGTTGCCTACGGGGGCTCCGGCTACGTGGAGGTACCGGCGAACGACTACACCGTGCAGGTCCGCGGCGACACCGAGAGCAACGACGGCGACGTCGTCGCCGACTTCGACGTGAGCCTGGCCGGCGGCGAGGTCTACACCGCGTTCGCGGCGGGCTACCTCTCGCCGGACGACGAACCCGCTGACACGCCCTTCGATCTGATCGTCGCTCAGGACACCGAGTAG